The following proteins are co-located in the Alphaproteobacteria bacterium genome:
- the rpsL gene encoding 30S ribosomal protein S12 has product MPTINQLIRKPRKRPVERNKAPALEACPQRRGVCTRVTTKTPKKPNSALRKIARIRLTNGHEITGYIPGEGHNLQEHSVVLVRGGRVPDLPGVRYHIVRGALDTQGVKDRKKRRSCYGAKRPK; this is encoded by the coding sequence ATGCCAACGATCAATCAATTAATTCGCAAGCCTCGGAAGCGGCCTGTTGAAAGAAATAAAGCGCCAGCGCTAGAGGCTTGTCCTCAACGACGCGGCGTTTGTACGCGTGTTACAACAAAGACGCCAAAGAAACCAAACTCGGCTTTGCGTAAGATTGCGCGTATTAGATTGACGAATGGTCACGAAATCACTGGGTATATTCCCGGGGAAGGTCATAATCTTCAGGAACACTCCGTTGTGTTGGTTCGTGGGGGAAGAGTGCCAGACTTGCCAGGTGTGCGTTATCACATCGTGCGTGGGGCTTTGGATACTCAAGGTGTAAAAGATCGTAAGAAAAGACGTTCTTGCTATGGTGCAAAACGTCCAAAATAA
- a CDS encoding TatD family hydrolase, translating into MKLPFISANKQFALSPFLWKNGLKKETIMFIDSHCHLDDPKFVEDFADILHRAKIMNVQRLLTISTLLSAVPGLQKISDDHPHVYHSVGVHPNDVQQEGVPTGAALKKFAQHPKAVAFGETGLDYYYEHTDRKAQQESFLHHIQAAHELNMPLIIHSRDAEEDILSILKSHKLAANPGVIHCFTGTENFAKDCLDLGFYISISGIVTFKNAEALREIVKIIPQDRLLIETDSPYLAPMPYRGKRNEPSYVVYTAEAIANLLDMSTQKLGEITSHNFFTLFSKAS; encoded by the coding sequence GTGAAACTACCTTTTATTTCTGCCAACAAACAATTTGCCTTAAGCCCGTTTCTATGGAAAAATGGCCTCAAGAAAGAGACCATTATGTTTATTGATAGCCACTGCCATTTAGATGATCCCAAATTTGTGGAAGACTTTGCCGATATTCTGCACCGGGCAAAAATCATGAATGTTCAGCGATTGCTGACCATTTCAACCCTTTTGTCTGCAGTCCCGGGGCTTCAGAAAATATCGGACGATCACCCCCATGTGTATCACAGTGTGGGCGTTCACCCCAATGATGTGCAACAGGAAGGCGTCCCCACGGGTGCAGCGCTGAAAAAATTCGCCCAGCACCCCAAGGCCGTTGCTTTTGGTGAAACGGGCCTGGACTATTATTATGAGCACACAGACCGCAAGGCCCAGCAAGAAAGCTTCCTCCACCATATTCAAGCCGCACATGAGCTCAACATGCCCCTGATCATTCATAGCCGGGATGCGGAAGAGGATATTCTCAGCATATTAAAATCCCACAAACTGGCCGCCAATCCGGGAGTCATCCACTGTTTTACAGGCACAGAAAACTTCGCAAAAGACTGTTTGGACTTGGGCTTTTATATTTCGATCTCAGGCATTGTGACCTTTAAAAATGCCGAGGCCTTAAGGGAAATTGTGAAAATAATCCCCCAGGATCGGCTGCTGATTGAAACGGATTCTCCCTACTTGGCCCCCATGCCCTATCGGGGCAAAAGGAATGAGCCTTCCTATGTAGTCTACACGGCTGAGGCCATTGCGAACCTGTTGGATATGTCTACCCAAAAACTGGGGGAAATCACCAGCCATAATTTCTTCACGTTATTTTCAAAGGCCTCATGA
- a CDS encoding MBL fold metallo-hydrolase — translation MTQKTAPLKVRILGCGPTWGVPCLGFGWGKCNPDNPKNRRQRSSILVEDGTTRLLIDASPDARAQLFTAKVDALDAILLTHEHADHTRGLDELGALSRFQDKLLPIHASPKTFENVIKSVDYAFHAQNAHYLPFFSAHPFSDKSFTVGSLTIQPFLQDHGVTESWGFRIGDFAYSTDVVKMPEESFQVLEGVKVWVVDCLKRVPHLTHSHLTQTLEWIERVKPDRAILTHMSQDLDYDQLKAELPSHVEPAYDGLEIMVKSGEERKL, via the coding sequence ATGACCCAAAAAACCGCCCCCTTAAAAGTACGCATTCTGGGTTGCGGCCCCACTTGGGGGGTGCCTTGCCTTGGCTTTGGTTGGGGAAAATGCAACCCGGACAATCCTAAAAATCGGCGACAACGCTCTAGCATTCTGGTTGAAGACGGCACTACCCGCCTGCTGATTGATGCCTCCCCCGATGCCCGCGCCCAACTTTTTACCGCGAAGGTTGATGCCCTGGATGCCATTCTGTTGACCCATGAGCATGCGGATCATACCCGTGGACTCGACGAACTGGGCGCCCTGAGCCGCTTTCAGGATAAACTGCTGCCCATTCATGCCAGTCCTAAAACTTTTGAGAACGTTATAAAATCTGTTGATTATGCGTTCCATGCTCAAAACGCCCATTATCTGCCCTTTTTCTCGGCCCATCCTTTTTCGGATAAATCCTTTACCGTTGGATCGTTAACCATTCAGCCCTTTCTTCAAGACCATGGCGTTACAGAAAGTTGGGGTTTTCGCATAGGGGATTTTGCCTACTCCACCGACGTGGTCAAAATGCCTGAGGAATCTTTTCAGGTGCTAGAGGGTGTGAAAGTCTGGGTTGTAGATTGCCTGAAACGCGTTCCCCACCTGACCCACAGCCACTTGACTCAAACCCTTGAATGGATAGAACGGGTCAAGCCAGACCGCGCCATACTGACCCACATGTCTCAGGACTTAGATTATGACCAACTGAAAGCTGAACTGCCCAGTCATGTGGAACCAGCCTATGATGGGCTGGAAATTATGGTTAAAAGCGGGGAAGAGAGAAAACTCTAG
- the parE gene encoding DNA topoisomerase IV subunit B, protein MDLLIETKQTKKSDTYSAKDIEVLEGLEPVRRRPGMYVGGTDEKALHHLVSEVLDNAMDEAVAGHASTIQLHIGEDGYVTVTDNGRGIPVDPHPKFPDKSALEVILTTLHSGGKFTQKAYETAGGLHGVGISVVNALSEHLIAEVWRNKKLWRQEYKQGNPITKLTHSANPSNESGTRISFKPDVEIFGDHIHFKLPTLYKMAKSKAYLHKGVRILWSCDASLASTQAPEKDEFHFPNGIADYLKDLSGDCQLLTIPFEGTVQFPGKEGRAEWSVVWIQSGDSLLHSYCNTILTPLGGTHESGFKSALLKGIRDFGQLVKNKKATKITGDDLFASAIGLLSVFIKDPQFQGQTKERLTSTHVSKLVENAVKDHFDHWLSRNMETSQLLLNSLISVVELREQQKSEREENRKSPTQRLRLPGKLADCSQRTPKGTEIFIVEGDAAGGSAKQARDRQTQAILPLKGKILNVANATFDKMKGNQEIQDLEKALGCGTRDKFDGEKLRYEKIIIMTDADVDGAHIASLLMTFFYKEMRPLIEQGHLYIVQPPLYRLSQGGNSFYVRTDEEKDHLLKTQFKSNAKVEISRFKGLGEMNAPQLKETAMHPKKRTLLQIHLEDLENKDLAELESFVEDLMGKKPENRYDFIQKNAQFVKEVDI, encoded by the coding sequence ATGGATTTACTTATTGAAACAAAACAGACGAAAAAGTCAGATACCTATTCCGCCAAGGATATTGAGGTCCTAGAAGGCCTAGAGCCCGTCCGGCGGCGCCCAGGCATGTACGTGGGAGGAACTGACGAAAAAGCCCTGCATCACCTGGTTTCTGAAGTGCTCGACAATGCCATGGATGAAGCTGTTGCGGGCCATGCCAGTACCATTCAGCTGCATATTGGTGAAGATGGCTATGTCACGGTAACTGATAATGGCCGCGGCATTCCTGTTGATCCTCACCCCAAATTTCCTGACAAATCTGCCCTGGAAGTCATTTTAACAACCCTGCACTCAGGGGGAAAGTTCACGCAAAAAGCTTACGAAACCGCCGGGGGCCTTCATGGGGTTGGTATCTCTGTGGTGAACGCCTTATCTGAACATTTGATCGCCGAGGTTTGGCGCAATAAAAAACTATGGCGGCAAGAGTATAAACAGGGAAATCCCATCACAAAGCTGACCCATTCCGCCAACCCCAGCAATGAATCGGGAACTCGCATTTCCTTTAAACCGGATGTTGAGATTTTCGGCGACCACATTCATTTTAAACTGCCTACCCTGTACAAGATGGCTAAGTCAAAAGCTTATCTGCACAAGGGCGTGCGCATTTTATGGTCTTGCGATGCCAGTTTGGCGTCTACCCAAGCACCCGAAAAAGATGAATTTCATTTTCCCAACGGCATTGCCGATTATCTGAAAGATCTGTCCGGCGATTGCCAGCTGCTAACCATTCCTTTTGAGGGAACTGTTCAATTTCCCGGGAAAGAAGGCCGGGCCGAATGGTCCGTCGTGTGGATTCAGTCGGGAGATTCTCTGTTGCATTCCTATTGTAACACCATTTTAACGCCCTTGGGGGGGACTCATGAGTCCGGTTTTAAATCTGCTCTTTTAAAGGGAATCCGGGACTTTGGTCAGCTAGTCAAAAACAAAAAGGCCACTAAGATTACAGGGGATGACCTTTTTGCAAGCGCCATTGGTCTTCTTTCTGTCTTTATTAAGGATCCCCAATTTCAAGGGCAAACAAAGGAACGGCTTACGTCCACCCATGTGTCCAAGCTAGTTGAAAATGCTGTTAAGGATCACTTTGATCACTGGCTTAGCCGCAATATGGAGACGTCTCAACTGTTATTGAACAGCCTTATTAGCGTGGTTGAACTACGGGAACAACAAAAAAGTGAGAGGGAAGAGAATCGGAAATCTCCCACCCAACGCCTAAGATTGCCCGGAAAATTGGCAGATTGTTCCCAACGAACACCCAAGGGGACCGAAATATTCATCGTTGAGGGTGACGCGGCAGGGGGGTCAGCTAAGCAAGCCCGCGACCGTCAAACCCAAGCTATTCTGCCCCTGAAGGGGAAAATTCTGAACGTGGCGAATGCGACCTTTGACAAAATGAAGGGCAACCAAGAAATTCAAGATTTGGAAAAAGCCCTGGGCTGCGGCACCCGCGACAAATTTGACGGCGAAAAACTGCGCTATGAAAAAATCATCATCATGACGGATGCGGATGTGGATGGGGCTCACATTGCCTCTCTTCTCATGACTTTTTTCTATAAGGAAATGCGCCCCCTGATTGAACAGGGCCACCTGTATATTGTGCAACCGCCCCTGTACCGCTTGTCCCAGGGAGGGAACTCTTTCTACGTGCGCACGGACGAAGAAAAAGACCATTTGCTGAAAACCCAATTCAAAAGCAATGCAAAAGTAGAAATCAGCCGTTTCAAAGGGTTAGGGGAAATGAATGCTCCTCAACTAAAAGAAACAGCCATGCATCCGAAAAAGCGCACTTTGCTACAAATCCACCTTGAGGATCTTGAAAATAAAGACCTAGCAGAACTTGAATCTTTTGTTGAAGATTTGATGGGTAAAAAACCTGAAAACCGGTACGACTTTATCCAAAAGAACGCCCAGTTCGTGAAAGAAGTGGATATTTAG
- a CDS encoding peptidylprolyl isomerase has translation MKTILKSIILTAIIFAAASAESKDVVVARVKNKTVTLSAIKNLHEKNQMEQIRKAPFDAVFRPLRDQKVLELLLEEAKSTVDLSADEEVLKLMEEARRAIELQLFLKRAIEKRITDAKLRGLYTELTQKMKNQKELEVSVIVVSNGSQAEKVLKELNAGKDFGSVAAEYSLEPEAKKNKGNVGYLLEAAIGSALGEDVLSALKTLKDNVHSKKSIAMKDGKHLIVRRGNSRAAVIPPFDQLKPQLKNLYAQKALMEYVDELSKQIDLKVYTMTGGDDVFKSLSSANQPA, from the coding sequence ATGAAAACAATACTTAAATCAATTATCTTAACGGCTATTATTTTTGCGGCAGCATCTGCTGAATCTAAAGATGTAGTGGTTGCCCGCGTTAAAAATAAAACTGTAACTCTTAGTGCTATTAAAAATTTGCACGAAAAAAACCAGATGGAACAAATTAGAAAGGCTCCATTTGATGCGGTTTTCCGCCCCTTGCGTGACCAGAAAGTTCTAGAGCTTTTGTTGGAAGAAGCGAAATCAACAGTAGATCTTTCTGCGGACGAAGAAGTTTTGAAGCTTATGGAAGAAGCCCGTCGTGCGATCGAACTTCAACTCTTTTTGAAAAGAGCTATCGAAAAAAGAATCACGGACGCTAAGCTGCGTGGTCTTTATACAGAGTTGACTCAAAAAATGAAAAATCAAAAAGAGCTCGAAGTCAGCGTAATCGTTGTTTCTAATGGTTCTCAAGCTGAAAAAGTTTTGAAAGAACTTAATGCAGGAAAAGACTTTGGTAGCGTTGCTGCTGAATACTCTCTTGAGCCAGAAGCTAAGAAAAACAAAGGTAATGTGGGATACTTGCTTGAAGCTGCCATCGGGTCTGCTTTGGGGGAAGACGTTCTTTCTGCTTTGAAGACTTTAAAAGATAACGTTCATAGCAAGAAATCTATTGCGATGAAAGATGGTAAGCATTTAATTGTTCGTCGCGGTAATTCTCGCGCAGCAGTTATACCGCCTTTCGATCAGTTAAAGCCTCAGCTTAAGAACTTGTATGCTCAAAAAGCTTTGATGGAATATGTGGATGAACTTTCCAAGCAAATTGACTTGAAAGTATACACAATGACCGGAGGCGACGACGTGTTTAAGAGCTTATCCAGCGCTAATCAGCCTGCTTAA
- the plsY gene encoding glycerol-3-phosphate 1-O-acyltransferase PlsY produces MNFLDLSFSQFALVCGAYFLGSIPAGYLLSKFFGHGDIRQKGSGNIGATNVLRSANKVLALFTLIFDVLKAYVAVYIGLKFNIELYCGVAVVVGHLFPVWLGFKGGKGVATYLGVLLALSFPLGIQAILAWMAFAFLFHYSSLAAILTGLLIPFTVWIWNYHGALPLCIILSTLVIAKHWQNIGRLIRGQEPKISKQ; encoded by the coding sequence ATGAACTTTTTAGATTTATCTTTCAGTCAATTTGCCCTTGTTTGTGGGGCCTATTTTTTAGGCAGCATTCCCGCAGGCTATCTTTTGTCAAAATTTTTTGGTCATGGAGACATTCGTCAAAAAGGATCTGGTAATATTGGGGCAACCAATGTGTTGCGATCTGCAAATAAAGTGTTGGCCTTATTTACCCTAATTTTTGATGTATTAAAAGCCTACGTGGCCGTTTATATTGGCCTAAAATTTAACATTGAACTCTATTGTGGCGTAGCCGTTGTTGTAGGCCATCTATTCCCCGTTTGGCTAGGATTCAAAGGCGGCAAAGGGGTTGCAACTTATTTGGGCGTTCTACTCGCCCTTTCCTTTCCTTTGGGCATACAAGCGATTTTAGCTTGGATGGCCTTTGCTTTCTTATTCCATTATTCCTCTTTAGCTGCCATTTTAACAGGTTTGTTAATCCCCTTTACCGTTTGGATTTGGAACTATCATGGCGCCCTGCCCTTGTGCATTATTCTAAGCACTCTTGTCATCGCCAAACATTGGCAAAATATTGGTCGACTTATCCGCGGACAAGAACCTAAAATCTCTAAACAATAA